Proteins encoded together in one Pseudomonas sp. Seg1 window:
- a CDS encoding cytochrome D1 domain-containing protein — MNRIINIIGICTLALAGALLTLSEIALAQTGAGQTLNRDGVAVDFNLKPLAADGKLREGEFADVQFRVTDSASGQPLSGVAPGAWVDPQTLAADQAQGRDQSCKARVGVFLKSNIGARPLLDLNSYFLLVMNRDASIAVVDPSVSVGGITSTLARIELKQPPMDWVTPKDNKRVFVSMPTAGEVAVIDSEQFKVIDSIAAGSQPVRVALQPDERLLWVGNNASKAEDSGVTVIDSQSFKPLKHLKTGRGHHEISFSKDSRFAFVSNRDDGTVSVIDIASLNIVQQIKTGAHPLSVAYSPLSGAVYVADGKDGTVTVIDASTHAIRRVIQLQQGLGPMGFSADGRFGVVLNTVENRASIIDAATNSAIHDLDVSADPYQVVFTQAYAYIRGLASPKVTMINLSSLGEGRQPISQGFEAGPQPPRMAGDLPLASSLAVSRDDNAVFVVNPVDNTTYFYAEGMNAPMSGYPNRGQIARAAMVIDRSLREVSPGLYSARVKLPAAGRFDVAFLLNQPNIIHCFTAQIDPDGKPLKHLGQPKVEFLLDKTAVALNDPYVVRFRIVQGKDKTQRSGVKDVQLRYYLAPTSHPREVAALEVADGVYEAPITLDRSGAWYLHVRAASLGAGFDDKTFASVRVAPGLAR, encoded by the coding sequence ATGAACAGGATCATCAACATCATCGGTATTTGCACGCTGGCCCTGGCCGGGGCGTTGCTGACGCTGAGTGAGATTGCGCTGGCGCAAACCGGGGCCGGTCAGACGCTGAACCGTGACGGCGTGGCGGTGGATTTCAATCTCAAGCCACTGGCCGCCGACGGCAAACTGCGTGAAGGCGAATTCGCCGATGTGCAGTTCCGCGTCACTGACAGCGCTTCCGGCCAGCCGTTGTCCGGTGTGGCGCCGGGTGCCTGGGTCGATCCACAAACCCTCGCCGCCGATCAAGCCCAGGGCCGTGACCAGAGCTGCAAGGCCCGGGTCGGGGTGTTTCTCAAATCCAACATCGGCGCGCGACCGTTGCTCGACCTCAACAGCTATTTCCTGCTGGTGATGAACCGCGACGCCAGCATCGCCGTGGTCGATCCGTCGGTGTCGGTCGGCGGTATCACCAGCACCCTGGCGCGCATTGAACTCAAGCAACCGCCGATGGACTGGGTCACGCCCAAAGACAACAAACGCGTATTCGTCTCGATGCCGACGGCCGGTGAAGTCGCCGTGATCGACAGCGAGCAATTCAAAGTCATCGACTCGATTGCCGCTGGCAGCCAACCGGTGCGCGTGGCGCTGCAACCGGACGAACGCCTGCTGTGGGTCGGCAACAACGCCAGCAAAGCCGAAGACTCCGGCGTCACGGTGATCGACAGCCAAAGCTTCAAGCCCCTCAAACATTTAAAGACCGGGCGCGGCCACCACGAAATCAGCTTCAGCAAGGACAGCCGCTTTGCCTTCGTCAGCAACCGCGACGACGGCACCGTCAGCGTGATCGACATCGCCAGCCTGAATATCGTCCAGCAGATCAAAACCGGCGCTCATCCGCTGTCAGTCGCCTATTCACCACTGTCCGGCGCGGTTTATGTGGCCGACGGTAAGGACGGCACCGTGACAGTGATCGATGCCAGCACTCACGCCATCCGCCGAGTGATCCAGTTGCAACAAGGCCTCGGCCCGATGGGCTTCAGCGCCGACGGCCGCTTCGGCGTAGTGCTCAACACCGTGGAAAACCGCGCCAGCATCATTGATGCCGCGACCAACAGCGCCATCCATGATCTGGATGTTTCCGCCGATCCCTACCAAGTGGTGTTCACCCAGGCCTACGCCTACATCCGCGGACTCGCTTCACCGAAAGTCACCATGATCAACCTGTCCTCCCTCGGCGAAGGCCGCCAGCCAATCAGTCAGGGCTTCGAAGCCGGCCCGCAACCACCGCGTATGGCCGGGGATTTGCCGCTGGCCTCAAGCCTGGCGGTGTCGCGTGACGACAACGCGGTGTTCGTGGTCAACCCGGTCGACAACACCACCTACTTCTACGCCGAAGGCATGAACGCGCCGATGTCCGGTTACCCCAACCGTGGCCAGATCGCCCGTGCCGCCATGGTCATCGACCGCAGCTTGCGCGAGGTTTCGCCGGGGCTGTACAGCGCGCGGGTGAAACTGCCGGCAGCGGGGCGCTTCGATGTGGCGTTCCTGCTCAACCAGCCGAACATCATTCATTGCTTTACCGCGCAGATTGATCCTGACGGCAAACCGCTAAAACACCTCGGTCAGCCGAAAGTCGAGTTCCTCCTCGACAAGACTGCCGTCGCGCTCAACGACCCCTACGTCGTGCGCTTTCGCATCGTGCAGGGCAAAGACAAAACCCAGCGCAGCGGCGTCAAAGACGTGCAACTGCGCTACTACCTCGCGCCCAC
- the mnxG gene encoding manganese-oxidizing multicopper oxidase MnxG translates to MVGIHHAPSLLNWLLILASMLSVELAGAAVRCERNLVANVVAFDQPLMFNRLGAQNINGMMFALRRDVVDEHEQSLAYGGAAVPGKVSLRPDKRPRPLVLRVAAGDCLTINLQNLLDYQANPNKHFENEGEEEGAENANGAEDFKVDEQVADRHVGFQVNGLQAVNSIDDISSFTGRNANSLVPPGASRSYTLFAEREGAFAVSSRGATFGGEGAAGNVANGLFGQVVVLPKGGRSYRNTLTEEEMRLATTGRTPAGQPIVDYQARYPQREPWLREGKAGTPIINMVDGSEIISSESDAIVMGSNADGSFPSSTYPLESMGKRNPAIPNRLEPFRDFASQFQDETAATQAFPAYWADPVMAHVLEPTRDSFMINYGSGGMGAEVVANRLGVGPMHDCLSCAYEEFFLSSHTVGDVAMLVDVPANTGLENIAPGQTPRADQIGVKATMALYPSEPSNVNHSYIGDFVKFRNTHNGHEQHIFHLHGHQWLFNPNDDNSDYVDAQGIGPGAGYTYEIANGGSGNRNRVAGDAIYHCHFYPHFAQGMWAMWRVHDVFEEGTRLDVSQQGADGYHREPFALRSGKPAAGARALPDGEIVAGTPIPAIVPLPGKAMAPMPGKVVVVPKIGETLVAGNDDDDEEEGDDDGEHHGGNAAGQAIGSLALVDRSEANRNADGSLKNPGYPFWIGGMESSVGQRPPTPPLDMLDAATAQSLKASGKALWANLDPAQSGGWDGGLQRHALDGVAAGGEAHTVTTSLDFSKEVTRAKPIYLPEEGTEVEQAAMAFHAKKDHPSYALLPGNQVVAKAFRTNGALPMAGAPYYEPCMDDRQKRLTSNAGSGEFASGERIDGMSFVGASTFTADRPRIYKAANIQFDAVYNKVGYHFPQARILALWEDAWPVITKQRPPEPLVMRMNTFDCVQYQQTNLVPATYEMDDYQVRTPTDVIGQHIHLPKWDLTSADGSSNGWNYEDGVLSPGAVQERIHAIREFNQCAGTDPRDGTQACPKAKNHPFFGQYGRADWLGARTAMQRWFVDPVVNAKGVDRGLGTIFTHDHLGPSTHQQIGLYATVLAEPAGSTWFHAETGEPLYSGARQDGGPTSWQAVINTGDLDGDGKNDSFREFFLEYSDFQHAYEAGVYVGAGPNGVPNAQAFPATADSFRYAINPPVRNNASNLLEGVLEVQGGQVPGCPSRPCPQAISVDDPGMFVVNYRNEPLALRVYDPNKVGPDGKRGMQADGLGGDLSFAMQSRTDRAIPAMNLAPNLLTSATGPTGGTTLFPPHINKGGAEPGDPFTPMLRTYTGDNVRLRVHAGGHEEEHNVTLHGVKWLQSGSGFGNSSNSGWRASQMIGISEQMGFIAPVSMLSSAAATTGDYLYSMDASIEGYWSGIWGVMRNYTAKRSDLFAIPNNPSPAGMRNTVAFEGSCPRISANPNGIGTRPTVQRNYEVVAALANDILGNALGLTIGDPEGLGQHVGGPLNPAGGTLVLNSRTVSIPQVTVTDPEDGETITIGGQSGPLHDPTAILYVRKSDLDPLSGKLKPGIPVEPLVLRAAAGDCINITLENRLPSVMPDLTQTAVMQGMVKRDRNSGLGSTTFSNNLMRPSSHVGLHAQLLAYDITKSDGANVGANPIQTVPPRVGNSGAYPTRTYQYYAGHLEREGKPVTQLGRSVDNINATAVEFGGLNITPADVIKQPQKGLGGAMSILPIGATWVDDARKVNATVTAPGQTSYRDFAMVWHKALNTRWANGRPVEGIAAEGFGVPTDPQDNSSMAINYKTEPLWYRFGLAPDAPFGHADGAGYGDMSNAHMAYSNALVGGDPQTPVLYAKPGQPLRTHILMPSGGSRGTTFQLDGHVWSVNPFQAEKSDTGGYPMGSPGVGSVRFGYNPMSMYIGAHESILPAAHFSFMIPSAGGSNAIPGDYLFRDYAAYGNTSGLWGLLRVTNEPEPAPQGQ, encoded by the coding sequence CCTGCAAGCGGTGAACAGCATTGATGACATTTCCTCGTTCACCGGGCGTAACGCCAACAGCCTGGTGCCACCGGGCGCGAGCCGTTCCTACACCTTGTTCGCCGAACGCGAAGGCGCGTTTGCCGTCAGCAGCCGTGGCGCGACTTTTGGTGGCGAGGGCGCGGCCGGCAACGTTGCCAACGGCCTGTTCGGCCAGGTCGTCGTCCTGCCCAAGGGCGGTCGCAGCTATCGCAACACCCTCACCGAAGAAGAAATGCGCCTCGCCACCACCGGCCGCACACCGGCCGGCCAACCCATCGTCGACTACCAGGCGCGCTACCCGCAACGCGAACCGTGGTTGCGCGAAGGCAAGGCCGGCACGCCGATCATCAACATGGTGGACGGCAGTGAAATCATTTCCAGTGAAAGCGATGCGATTGTCATGGGTAGCAACGCCGACGGCAGTTTCCCGTCCAGTACCTATCCGTTGGAATCAATGGGCAAACGCAATCCGGCGATCCCCAACCGGTTGGAACCGTTCCGCGATTTCGCTTCGCAGTTCCAGGATGAAACCGCTGCCACCCAAGCGTTCCCCGCGTACTGGGCCGATCCGGTGATGGCCCATGTGCTGGAGCCGACCCGCGACTCGTTCATGATCAACTACGGCTCCGGCGGCATGGGCGCCGAAGTGGTCGCCAACCGCTTGGGCGTGGGGCCGATGCACGATTGCCTGTCGTGCGCCTATGAAGAATTCTTCCTCAGTTCCCACACCGTCGGCGATGTGGCGATGCTGGTGGATGTGCCGGCCAACACCGGGCTTGAGAACATCGCCCCCGGCCAGACCCCGCGCGCTGATCAGATCGGTGTCAAAGCCACCATGGCCCTGTATCCGTCGGAGCCGTCGAACGTCAACCACAGCTACATCGGTGACTTCGTCAAATTCCGCAATACTCACAATGGCCACGAACAGCACATCTTTCACCTGCACGGCCATCAGTGGCTGTTCAATCCCAACGACGACAACTCCGATTACGTCGACGCCCAAGGGATCGGGCCGGGCGCCGGTTATACCTATGAAATCGCCAACGGTGGTTCGGGCAACCGCAACCGCGTGGCCGGTGATGCGATCTATCACTGCCATTTCTATCCGCACTTCGCCCAAGGCATGTGGGCCATGTGGCGGGTCCACGATGTGTTTGAAGAAGGCACCCGCCTCGATGTTTCGCAGCAGGGCGCCGACGGCTATCACCGCGAACCGTTTGCCTTGCGCAGCGGCAAACCGGCTGCCGGAGCACGGGCCTTGCCCGATGGTGAAATCGTCGCCGGTACACCGATTCCGGCCATTGTTCCGCTGCCTGGCAAAGCCATGGCGCCGATGCCCGGCAAAGTGGTGGTGGTGCCGAAAATCGGTGAAACCCTGGTCGCCGGTAATGACGACGATGACGAAGAAGAGGGCGATGATGACGGTGAACACCATGGCGGCAACGCTGCCGGTCAAGCCATCGGCTCGCTGGCGCTGGTCGATCGCAGTGAAGCCAACCGAAATGCCGACGGCAGCCTGAAAAACCCCGGCTATCCGTTCTGGATTGGCGGCATGGAAAGCTCCGTGGGCCAGCGTCCGCCAACGCCGCCACTGGACATGCTCGACGCCGCCACCGCGCAATCGCTCAAGGCCAGCGGCAAAGCGCTGTGGGCCAACCTCGACCCGGCACAGTCCGGCGGTTGGGATGGCGGCTTGCAGCGGCACGCACTCGACGGCGTCGCGGCCGGTGGCGAGGCACACACCGTGACCACTTCGCTGGACTTCTCCAAGGAAGTCACCCGCGCCAAACCGATTTACCTGCCGGAAGAAGGCACCGAAGTCGAACAGGCCGCGATGGCTTTCCACGCGAAAAAAGATCACCCAAGCTATGCCTTGCTGCCCGGCAATCAAGTGGTGGCCAAGGCGTTCCGCACCAACGGTGCCTTGCCGATGGCGGGCGCGCCGTACTACGAGCCGTGCATGGATGATCGGCAAAAACGCCTGACCAGCAACGCCGGCAGCGGCGAGTTCGCCAGCGGTGAGCGCATCGACGGCATGTCCTTTGTTGGCGCCTCGACCTTCACCGCCGACCGCCCACGCATCTACAAAGCCGCCAACATCCAGTTTGATGCGGTGTACAACAAAGTCGGTTATCACTTCCCGCAGGCGCGCATTCTCGCGCTGTGGGAAGACGCCTGGCCGGTGATCACCAAACAGCGTCCGCCAGAGCCGCTGGTGATGCGCATGAATACCTTCGATTGCGTGCAATACCAGCAAACCAACCTGGTGCCGGCCACTTATGAGATGGACGACTATCAGGTGCGCACGCCGACCGATGTGATCGGCCAGCACATCCACTTGCCGAAGTGGGATCTGACCTCGGCGGACGGCTCTTCCAACGGCTGGAACTACGAGGACGGCGTGCTCTCGCCCGGCGCCGTGCAGGAACGCATTCACGCGATCCGTGAGTTCAACCAGTGCGCCGGTACTGATCCGCGTGACGGCACCCAGGCCTGCCCGAAAGCCAAAAACCATCCGTTCTTCGGCCAGTATGGCCGCGCCGATTGGCTCGGTGCGCGCACGGCGATGCAACGTTGGTTCGTCGATCCGGTGGTCAACGCCAAAGGCGTCGATCGCGGCCTCGGCACCATCTTCACCCACGACCACTTAGGCCCATCGACGCACCAGCAGATTGGTCTGTACGCCACCGTGTTGGCCGAACCGGCCGGTTCCACCTGGTTCCACGCCGAAACCGGCGAACCTCTTTATAGCGGTGCGCGCCAGGACGGCGGCCCGACCTCGTGGCAAGCGGTAATCAACACCGGCGACCTCGATGGCGACGGCAAGAACGACAGCTTCCGCGAGTTCTTCCTCGAGTACAGCGACTTCCAGCACGCCTATGAAGCTGGCGTCTATGTGGGGGCCGGTCCTAACGGTGTGCCGAATGCGCAGGCGTTCCCGGCCACCGCCGACAGCTTCCGCTACGCGATCAATCCGCCAGTGCGCAACAACGCCAGCAACCTGCTTGAAGGGGTGCTGGAAGTGCAGGGCGGTCAGGTTCCGGGCTGCCCGAGCCGGCCATGTCCGCAGGCGATTTCGGTGGATGATCCGGGGATGTTCGTCGTCAACTATCGCAACGAACCGCTGGCCCTGCGCGTGTACGACCCGAACAAGGTTGGCCCGGATGGCAAGCGCGGCATGCAGGCCGACGGCCTCGGCGGCGATCTATCGTTCGCCATGCAAAGCCGTACCGACCGGGCAATTCCGGCGATGAACCTGGCGCCGAATCTGCTCACCTCGGCGACCGGCCCCACCGGCGGCACCACGCTGTTCCCGCCGCACATCAACAAGGGCGGCGCCGAACCCGGTGATCCGTTCACGCCGATGCTGCGCACCTATACCGGCGACAACGTGCGGCTGCGGGTGCATGCCGGCGGCCATGAGGAAGAGCACAACGTCACCCTGCACGGCGTGAAATGGCTGCAGAGCGGTTCCGGTTTCGGCAACAGCTCCAACTCTGGCTGGCGCGCGTCGCAGATGATCGGCATCTCCGAGCAGATGGGCTTCATTGCGCCGGTGTCGATGCTCTCCAGCGCCGCCGCGACCACGGGCGACTATCTCTACTCGATGGACGCTTCGATCGAAGGCTACTGGAGCGGTATCTGGGGGGTGATGCGCAACTACACCGCCAAGCGCAGTGATCTGTTCGCCATCCCCAACAACCCAAGCCCGGCGGGCATGCGCAACACCGTGGCGTTCGAGGGCAGTTGCCCACGGATCAGTGCCAATCCCAATGGCATCGGTACCCGGCCAACGGTGCAGCGTAACTATGAAGTGGTCGCGGCGCTGGCCAATGACATTCTCGGCAATGCGCTGGGCCTGACCATCGGCGATCCGGAAGGGCTCGGTCAGCATGTCGGCGGGCCGCTCAATCCGGCGGGCGGCACCCTGGTGCTGAACTCGCGCACGGTGAGCATTCCACAAGTTACCGTGACCGATCCGGAGGATGGCGAAACCATCACCATCGGCGGGCAGAGTGGGCCGTTGCATGATCCGACTGCGATCCTGTACGTGCGTAAATCCGATCTGGATCCGCTCAGTGGCAAGCTCAAACCCGGCATCCCGGTAGAACCACTGGTGCTGCGTGCAGCTGCGGGGGATTGCATCAACATCACCCTGGAAAACCGTCTGCCAAGCGTGATGCCTGACCTGACCCAAACCGCGGTGATGCAAGGCATGGTCAAGCGTGATCGCAACAGCGGTCTGGGCTCGACCACCTTCAGCAACAACCTGATGCGGCCGTCCAGCCACGTAGGCCTGCACGCGCAACTGCTGGCCTACGACATCACCAAATCCGACGGCGCTAACGTCGGCGCCAACCCGATCCAGACCGTGCCACCGCGTGTCGGCAACAGCGGCGCGTACCCGACGCGTACCTATCAGTACTACGCCGGGCATCTGGAGCGCGAAGGCAAACCGGTGACGCAACTGGGCCGCAGCGTCGACAACATCAACGCGACGGCGGTGGAGTTTGGCGGCTTGAACATCACCCCGGCGGACGTGATCAAGCAACCGCAAAAAGGTCTTGGCGGGGCGATGAGCATCCTGCCGATCGGCGCGACCTGGGTTGACGATGCGCGCAAGGTCAACGCTACGGTTACGGCACCTGGGCAAACCAGCTACCGCGACTTCGCGATGGTCTGGCACAAGGCGTTGAACACCCGTTGGGCCAATGGCCGGCCGGTGGAGGGGATTGCCGCTGAGGGCTTCGGCGTGCCGACCGATCCGCAGGACAACTCGAGCATGGCGATCAACTACAAGACCGAGCCGCTGTGGTATCGCTTCGGCCTCGCTCCGGACGCACCGTTCGGGCATGCCGACGGCGCGGGTTACGGCGACATGAGCAATGCGCACATGGCCTACAGCAATGCGTTGGTGGGCGGCGATCCGCAGACGCCGGTGCTCTATGCCAAGCCGGGCCAACCGTTGCGCACGCACATCCTGATGCCGAGCGGCGGCAGTCGCGGCACCACGTTCCAGCTCGACGGGCATGTCTGGTCGGTGAACCCGTTCCAGGCCGAGAAGAGCGACACCGGTGGTTATCCGATGGGCTCGCCGGGCGTCGGCTCGGTGCGCTTCGGTTACAACCCGATGTCGATGTACATCGGCGCCCACGAAAGCATCCTGCCGGCCGCGCACTTCAGCTTCATGATCCCCAGCGCCGGCGGCAGCAATGCGATCCCGGGGGACTACCTGTTCCGTGACTACGCGGCCTACGGCAACACCTCCGGTTTGTGGGGATTGCTGCGCGTGACCAATGAACCGGAACCGGCGCCGCAGGGGCAGTAG